One Lysinibacillus sp. OF-1 DNA segment encodes these proteins:
- a CDS encoding TIGR00282 family metallophosphoesterase: MKVLFIGDIVGSIGRDAVEKYLPRLKKKYNPDVVIANGENAAAGRGITHNIYNSLLQIGVDVITMGNHTWDNKDIFDFIDDADYLIRPANFSSEAPGKGMVQISKNGVTLSVINLHGRVFLPPHEDPFAMADKLIEEARQTSPLVFVDFHAEATSEKIALGWHLDGKASAVVGTHTHVQTADARIYPNGTAYITDVGMTGPYDEVLGMTKDSVIYKFQTNMPSRFEVPKKGREVLSGFFVEMDDRTGKATACERIYINEDYPFQG; the protein is encoded by the coding sequence ATGAAGGTTTTATTTATTGGCGATATTGTAGGTTCAATTGGTCGAGATGCGGTGGAAAAATATTTACCTCGCTTAAAAAAGAAATATAATCCAGACGTTGTCATTGCCAATGGTGAAAATGCTGCGGCAGGACGTGGCATTACTCATAATATTTATAATAGCCTGCTACAAATAGGTGTAGATGTAATTACAATGGGTAATCACACATGGGACAATAAAGATATTTTCGATTTTATCGATGATGCGGATTATTTAATTCGTCCAGCTAACTTTTCAAGTGAGGCACCTGGTAAAGGTATGGTGCAAATTTCTAAAAACGGTGTGACATTATCTGTCATTAATTTACATGGTCGTGTATTTTTACCTCCTCATGAGGACCCATTCGCAATGGCAGATAAGCTAATTGAGGAAGCCCGTCAAACGTCACCACTTGTTTTCGTAGATTTTCATGCGGAAGCGACTAGTGAAAAGATTGCCCTTGGCTGGCATTTAGATGGCAAGGCTTCTGCGGTTGTGGGGACACATACACATGTACAAACGGCCGATGCAAGAATTTACCCGAACGGCACAGCCTATATCACGGATGTAGGTATGACAGGTCCATATGATGAGGTTTTAGGCATGACGAAGGATAGTGTCATTTATAAATTCCAAACAAATATGCCATCCCGTTTTGAAGTACCGAAAAAAGGACGAGAGGTTTTAAGTGGTTTCTTTGTAGAGATGGATGATCGAACAGGGAAAGCTACTGCCTGTGAACGAATTTATATAAATGAAGATTATCCGTTTCAAGGATAA
- a CDS encoding 2-oxoacid:acceptor oxidoreductase subunit alpha — translation MLHQLSWKVGGQQGEGIESTGEIFSMAMNRLGYFLYGYRHFSSRIKGGHTNNKITVRPTEVRAIADDLDILVAFDQETIDVNYKELTENGVILADAKFDPVKPEDSKAPLFAVPFTEIAAELGTSLMKNMVAIGATASLLNLEDAVFQNVVDDIFGKKGEEVVQKNMEAITRGRQIMNELLGERVGQWELAPADGKRRMFMIGNDAVALGALAAGTRFMAAYPITPASEIMEYLIKKLPKFGGTVIQTEDEIAAATMAIGANFGGVRSFTASAGPGLSLMMEAIGLSGMTEQPLVVVDTQRGGPSTGLPTKQEQSDLMAMLYGTHGEIPKVVIAPSTMEEAFFDTIQAFNIAEELQLPVILMTDLQLSLGKQSVEPFDYDKIEIRRGKIVIDDLDEAVDKAYFKRYEDTEDGISPRVLPGTLHGIHHVTGVEHDETGKPSEATGNRQTQMDKRFRKLESLKFDNPVFVNAPHEEADILLVGFNSTRGAIEEVQERLNAQGMKVNHAHIRLIHPFPSTEMAPLVAQAKKVIVVENNYTGQLANIMKMNIGGHDKIATITKYNGTPFLPGELENRVKELTR, via the coding sequence ATGTTACATCAGCTTTCATGGAAAGTCGGTGGGCAACAGGGTGAAGGGATTGAGAGTACAGGTGAAATTTTCTCAATGGCAATGAATCGTCTAGGCTATTTCCTATACGGTTATCGTCACTTCTCTTCTCGAATTAAAGGTGGCCATACGAATAATAAAATTACAGTTCGTCCAACAGAAGTGCGTGCAATTGCGGATGATTTAGATATTTTAGTGGCATTCGATCAGGAAACAATCGATGTCAATTATAAAGAGCTCACAGAAAACGGTGTTATTTTAGCGGATGCAAAATTTGACCCGGTCAAACCAGAAGATTCAAAGGCGCCATTATTTGCTGTTCCATTTACAGAAATAGCAGCAGAGCTTGGTACATCGTTAATGAAAAACATGGTAGCCATCGGAGCAACAGCATCATTGCTTAACCTAGAGGATGCAGTGTTCCAAAATGTTGTCGATGATATTTTTGGGAAAAAGGGCGAAGAGGTCGTTCAAAAAAATATGGAAGCCATTACACGTGGTCGTCAAATTATGAATGAGCTTTTGGGTGAACGTGTAGGCCAATGGGAACTTGCACCTGCAGATGGCAAACGTCGTATGTTTATGATTGGTAACGATGCCGTGGCACTTGGTGCATTAGCTGCTGGGACACGCTTTATGGCAGCATACCCAATTACGCCAGCTTCTGAAATTATGGAATACTTAATTAAGAAGCTACCGAAATTCGGTGGGACAGTTATCCAAACGGAGGATGAGATTGCTGCGGCAACAATGGCAATCGGAGCTAACTTTGGTGGTGTACGTTCCTTTACTGCTTCAGCAGGCCCTGGTCTTTCATTGATGATGGAGGCAATTGGTCTTTCCGGTATGACAGAGCAACCATTAGTAGTAGTAGACACGCAACGTGGAGGCCCTTCAACTGGACTACCAACAAAGCAAGAACAATCGGACTTAATGGCTATGCTTTACGGAACACATGGAGAAATCCCTAAAGTAGTCATTGCGCCTTCAACAATGGAGGAAGCATTTTTTGATACAATCCAAGCATTTAATATTGCAGAGGAATTGCAATTACCAGTTATTTTAATGACAGATTTACAATTGTCTCTAGGGAAACAATCGGTAGAACCGTTTGATTACGATAAAATTGAAATTCGTCGAGGTAAAATTGTGATTGATGACCTTGATGAAGCTGTCGATAAAGCCTACTTCAAACGCTATGAAGATACTGAAGATGGGATTTCACCTCGTGTTTTACCAGGTACATTGCATGGTATTCACCACGTTACAGGTGTTGAACATGATGAAACAGGGAAGCCATCTGAGGCAACGGGCAATCGTCAAACACAAATGGATAAACGCTTCCGTAAATTAGAGAGTTTGAAATTTGATAACCCTGTCTTTGTCAATGCACCACATGAGGAAGCGGATATCTTATTAGTAGGCTTTAACTCAACAAGAGGAGCTATCGAGGAAGTGCAAGAACGACTTAATGCGCAAGGAATGAAAGTGAATCATGCGCATATTCGTTTAATTCACCCATTCCCATCTACGGAAATGGCACCTCTTGTAGCACAAGCGAAAAAAGTGATCGTTGTAGAAAATAACTATACGGGTCAATTGGCTAATATTATGAAGATGAATATTGGTGGTCACGATAAAATCGCGACAATCACTAAATATAATGGTACGCCATTCTTGCCAGGTGAATTAGAAAATCGTGTGAAGGAGTTGACTCGCTAA
- a CDS encoding ABC transporter substrate-binding protein: MAIQKLWKKGLIGALAISMLAACSDSSSSANEVNKDLSLEEITEKAKEEGTVNSVGMPDTWANWVETWEELGTEYSIKHKDTDMSSAEELAKFEAEKDDATADIGDVGIAFGPIAKDKGLTLPYKTSYWDEIPDWAKDDEGNWIVGYTGTISFLTDTNNVKNAPTSWEDLKNGDYTVSIGDALTANQAQFAILAAAMAFGGDESNIQPGVDFFAELAKQGRLQGDPSVANLEKGEIDVAILWDFNALGYRHQIDEERFDVVIPKEGSVTSGYATIINKYAKNPHAAMLAREYILSDAGQENLAKGYARPIRDNVELPQDVKDLLLPADMYTNAQPVKDQKKWEETTKQIPQLYQEQVLIHAK, encoded by the coding sequence ATGGCAATTCAAAAATTGTGGAAAAAAGGTCTAATCGGTGCATTAGCCATTTCCATGTTGGCAGCATGTTCTGACAGTTCATCTAGTGCAAATGAGGTAAACAAGGATTTATCGCTTGAAGAAATTACAGAAAAAGCAAAGGAAGAGGGCACTGTTAACTCTGTTGGTATGCCAGATACATGGGCGAACTGGGTGGAAACTTGGGAAGAGCTAGGAACCGAATATAGCATCAAACACAAGGATACGGATATGTCGAGTGCTGAGGAGTTAGCGAAGTTTGAAGCAGAGAAAGATGATGCGACAGCCGATATTGGGGATGTTGGAATTGCCTTTGGACCAATCGCTAAGGACAAGGGCTTAACATTACCATATAAAACTTCCTACTGGGATGAAATACCGGATTGGGCAAAAGACGATGAAGGAAACTGGATTGTTGGCTATACTGGAACAATTTCATTTTTAACAGATACAAATAATGTAAAGAATGCCCCGACCTCATGGGAGGATCTGAAAAATGGGGATTATACAGTCAGTATTGGAGATGCATTAACAGCTAACCAAGCGCAGTTTGCTATTTTAGCAGCAGCTATGGCCTTTGGTGGAGATGAATCAAACATCCAGCCAGGCGTTGATTTCTTTGCTGAATTAGCGAAACAAGGTCGTTTACAGGGGGATCCATCAGTAGCGAACTTAGAAAAAGGTGAAATCGATGTAGCGATTTTATGGGATTTTAATGCATTAGGCTATCGTCACCAAATCGATGAGGAGCGCTTCGATGTAGTGATACCAAAGGAAGGATCTGTTACTTCTGGTTATGCAACAATTATTAATAAATATGCCAAAAACCCTCATGCTGCCATGCTAGCACGTGAATACATTCTATCTGACGCTGGTCAAGAAAATTTAGCAAAAGGCTATGCGCGTCCGATTCGAGACAACGTAGAACTTCCACAAGATGTAAAGGATTTATTATTACCAGCAGATATGTATACGAATGCACAGCCAGTAAAAGATCAAAAGAAATGGGAAGAAACAACAAAGCAAATCCCTCAACTCTATCAAGAGCAGGTGTTAATCCATGCAAAATAA
- a CDS encoding 2-oxoglutarate ferredoxin oxidoreductase subunit beta, translating to MHVNNVIDFIAKKKEREDRKRAQDLERYVATQCNFQQPENIDALVDDKLIEVKDHTLFLGFLSILKDEQIEPLTIFQDVFTLEPSRFEMSYNMRWWSVVQLAFTFLTILKENEPHTYADFLGLSK from the coding sequence ATGCACGTGAATAACGTCATTGATTTTATTGCAAAGAAAAAGGAACGTGAAGATCGAAAGCGTGCTCAGGATTTAGAGCGTTATGTAGCTACACAGTGTAATTTTCAGCAACCTGAAAATATTGATGCTCTTGTAGATGACAAACTGATTGAAGTGAAGGATCATACGTTGTTTCTGGGCTTTCTATCTATTTTAAAAGATGAGCAAATCGAGCCGCTCACGATTTTTCAAGATGTCTTTACGTTAGAACCTTCTCGTTTTGAGATGTCCTACAATATGAGATGGTGGTCAGTTGTGCAACTGGCGTTTACATTTTTAACAATTCTAAAGGAAAATGAGCCGCATACATATGCAGATTTTTTAGGTCTCTCCAAATAA
- a CDS encoding sensor histidine kinase, with translation MEMIKPRKGTHLHTFFLRYLFFLCLSIILLGALLIGLFMFAFSATIILPANYAETQITLAKDRIATSSEVTDDMIPDLVDYAVISNKGEFLSGTLTEKEASHAWRLKEKGETKSNVRFYAFVEREQEVCILRYGLAPEYRSPVMRKYLPNPQLTALLLFIIGVIVQATVLAVHFGRRLKRKMLGLQEAIEKIQHQNLDFHIKPSGIREIDDIALSFEQMKEALNTSLTQQWQAERARREQISALAHDLKTPLTIIRGNAELLLDTVQDEVQKEYNTYILKNTLEIEKFTKQLMDISNMEQSVGGVKTTVELASFIQQLEQQMKALALEKNLEVSVEKDKLPDAFMIEEELFYRALLNLIVNAIEHTPHNSKVTLSVQGEADIIHFTVMDSGAGFSSQDLKRATKQFYQGDPSRNAANHHGMGLYIAESIIQKHGGTLTLANDSITGGGKVIITIATS, from the coding sequence ATGGAGATGATAAAACCGAGGAAAGGAACACACCTTCATACATTTTTCCTGAGATATTTATTCTTTCTTTGCTTAAGTATCATTTTATTAGGGGCACTATTAATCGGTTTATTTATGTTTGCTTTTTCAGCTACTATTATTTTGCCAGCCAATTATGCTGAAACACAAATCACTTTAGCGAAAGACCGTATTGCTACAAGCAGTGAGGTCACAGATGATATGATTCCTGATCTTGTAGACTACGCAGTGATTTCTAATAAGGGGGAATTTCTTTCTGGTACTTTAACAGAAAAAGAGGCTTCCCATGCATGGCGTTTAAAGGAAAAGGGAGAGACGAAAAGTAATGTTCGATTTTATGCATTTGTTGAGCGAGAACAGGAAGTGTGTATTTTACGCTATGGTTTAGCCCCTGAGTATCGCTCACCTGTTATGAGAAAATATTTACCTAATCCCCAATTAACGGCTTTACTATTGTTTATTATAGGCGTTATCGTACAGGCAACGGTACTTGCTGTGCATTTCGGCAGAAGACTTAAACGAAAAATGTTGGGCCTACAAGAAGCCATTGAAAAAATCCAACATCAAAATTTAGATTTTCATATAAAACCATCTGGGATTCGAGAAATTGATGATATTGCACTCTCCTTTGAGCAGATGAAGGAGGCATTAAATACTTCATTGACACAACAATGGCAGGCAGAGAGAGCACGCAGAGAACAAATTTCTGCACTTGCTCATGATTTGAAAACACCTCTTACGATTATTAGAGGTAATGCGGAACTTTTATTGGATACTGTTCAAGATGAAGTACAAAAAGAATACAACACTTATATATTAAAAAATACGCTAGAAATTGAAAAATTCACAAAGCAATTAATGGATATATCCAATATGGAGCAAAGTGTTGGTGGTGTAAAAACAACTGTAGAGCTGGCTTCATTTATACAACAGCTAGAACAGCAAATGAAGGCGCTTGCTTTAGAAAAAAACCTTGAAGTTAGTGTAGAAAAGGATAAACTGCCTGATGCCTTTATGATAGAGGAGGAGCTTTTTTATCGGGCTTTATTAAATTTGATTGTTAATGCTATAGAGCACACGCCACATAATAGCAAAGTCACTTTATCTGTTCAGGGAGAGGCCGATATTATTCATTTTACTGTGATGGATAGTGGGGCTGGTTTTTCATCGCAAGATTTAAAGAGAGCCACAAAGCAATTTTATCAGGGAGATCCAAGTAGAAATGCAGCAAATCATCATGGCATGGGGCTTTATATTGCCGAGTCCATCATTCAAAAACATGGTGGAACACTAACGTTGGCTAATGATTCAATAACGGGAGGAGGAAAAGTGATAATCACCATTGCGACGTCTTAA
- a CDS encoding glycosyltransferase family 2 protein, whose amino-acid sequence MASKILVSVIVPVYNAEPYLEKCLTSICQQTLKDIEIIVINDGSEDQSLTILQKFAQIDARMTIFTNANSGVSKARNVGIHHANGQYVTFVDADDWLELTMLEELYQACKLTGSAIAKCDLFWQAAEGSRSLYYPSNSYCTYSAIDCLHKLFTEIGETHFGFASCKLYKKSFLDFHRLRFDEAMSFAEDTVFLTRAVIQNQSICYVPRQLYYYNVANESSLTKKAMVHLRHNYDVLYKKLLKELQDGEVYAEVKNSFLNYQLEGLLIILHQSATAQEMKYEIQSFLKAYPDVLKVKLMKRKMKQIVFLKLIKNNWLTLSSTLIYLNVKKHQVISRC is encoded by the coding sequence TTGGCGTCCAAAATCTTAGTGAGCGTTATTGTACCTGTTTACAATGCTGAGCCCTATTTGGAGAAATGTTTAACAAGCATTTGTCAGCAAACATTAAAGGATATTGAGATTATTGTCATTAATGATGGCAGTGAAGATCAATCATTAACGATCTTACAAAAGTTTGCACAAATTGATGCACGTATGACCATTTTTACGAATGCCAATAGTGGTGTTAGTAAAGCAAGAAATGTTGGAATACACCATGCCAACGGTCAATATGTTACCTTTGTTGATGCAGATGATTGGCTAGAGCTAACGATGCTTGAAGAATTGTATCAAGCATGTAAGCTGACAGGCTCTGCTATTGCAAAATGTGATTTATTTTGGCAAGCAGCGGAGGGCAGCAGGTCGTTATATTATCCATCCAACAGCTACTGTACTTACAGTGCCATTGATTGTTTACACAAATTATTTACTGAAATAGGGGAAACACATTTTGGTTTTGCCAGCTGTAAATTGTATAAAAAATCCTTTTTAGATTTCCATAGGCTACGGTTTGATGAAGCGATGAGCTTTGCAGAGGATACAGTGTTTCTGACAAGGGCTGTCATACAAAATCAGTCCATCTGTTATGTTCCAAGACAGCTTTATTATTATAATGTGGCGAATGAAAGCTCCTTAACAAAAAAAGCCATGGTCCATTTACGACACAATTATGATGTATTGTATAAAAAGCTTTTGAAGGAACTACAGGATGGCGAGGTTTATGCGGAAGTGAAAAATAGCTTTCTGAATTACCAATTGGAGGGGCTATTGATTATTCTTCATCAAAGTGCTACTGCACAAGAGATGAAGTATGAGATTCAATCCTTTTTAAAGGCTTATCCAGACGTATTAAAGGTTAAGTTAATGAAACGAAAGATGAAACAAATTGTTTTTTTAAAGCTTATCAAAAACAATTGGCTTACACTATCTTCAACACTAATTTATTTAAATGTGAAAAAGCATCAAGTGATTTCGCGTTGTTAG
- a CDS encoding 2-oxoacid:ferredoxin oxidoreductase subunit beta: protein MATFKDFRNTVKPNWCPGCGDFSVQAAIQRAAANVGIEPNELAVISGIGCSGRISGYINSYGFHGIHGRALPIAQGLKMANRDLHVIASGGDGDGFAIGMGHTIHAIRRNIDITYIVMDNQIYGLTKGQTSPRSAAGFITKSTPGGAIEPSLKPLEVALTSGATFVAQGFSTDIKELTALIEAGINHKGFSFINVFSPCVTYNKVNTYDWFKENLTKLADVEGYDHNDRGMAMRTVMEHEGLVTGVIYHDTETTSYQEKVPGYSELPLTDIDIKMSENDFNDLVKEFM from the coding sequence ATGGCAACATTTAAGGATTTTCGTAATACAGTGAAACCAAACTGGTGCCCAGGTTGTGGAGACTTCTCTGTACAAGCAGCTATTCAACGTGCTGCAGCAAATGTCGGAATTGAGCCAAATGAACTTGCTGTGATTTCAGGAATTGGTTGTTCAGGACGTATTTCGGGCTATATTAATTCTTATGGATTCCATGGTATTCATGGTCGTGCACTACCGATTGCACAAGGATTAAAAATGGCCAATCGTGATCTACATGTCATCGCTTCTGGTGGTGATGGTGATGGATTTGCTATCGGTATGGGGCATACAATTCATGCTATCCGTCGTAATATTGATATTACGTATATTGTAATGGATAACCAAATTTATGGTTTAACAAAAGGTCAAACATCGCCACGTTCTGCTGCTGGATTTATTACAAAATCTACACCAGGTGGAGCGATTGAACCATCATTGAAACCATTAGAGGTAGCATTAACAAGTGGTGCAACATTTGTGGCACAAGGCTTCTCTACTGATATTAAAGAGTTAACAGCTTTAATCGAAGCTGGTATCAACCATAAAGGCTTCTCATTTATCAATGTCTTTTCACCTTGTGTAACGTATAACAAAGTGAACACATACGATTGGTTTAAAGAGAACTTAACAAAACTAGCGGATGTAGAAGGCTATGATCACAATGATCGTGGTATGGCAATGCGTACAGTGATGGAGCATGAGGGCTTAGTAACAGGTGTTATTTATCATGATACGGAAACAACATCGTATCAAGAAAAAGTACCTGGCTACTCAGAGCTACCATTAACAGATATCGATATTAAAATGAGTGAAAATGATTTCAATGATTTAGTAAAAGAATTTATGTAA
- a CDS encoding lantibiotic immunity ABC transporter MutE/EpiE family permease subunit, which yields MIAIMKAEKLKWKRTFIAKLLWLTPLVTLLISAVLMGGVYFQTGAYNWWYTMLLPGALTICCALVVEKDKKIKYHSILALPLDLKKIWLGKIVSLSIWLLVITIIFFGGITAGGRLFGHSLPIESSLLSTFVIFLTFLWQIPLCLFLAAKLGTYLTILLNVVANILGIVAFADGELWYYYPFAIGARLLCSTLGILPNGLPVPQGSPLLDKGVILPGLLIALAWFMMISFLTAKWFQKREAN from the coding sequence ATGATAGCCATAATGAAAGCGGAAAAATTAAAATGGAAACGAACATTTATTGCCAAACTACTTTGGCTTACGCCCCTTGTGACCTTACTGATAAGTGCCGTGCTGATGGGTGGCGTGTATTTTCAAACAGGTGCTTATAACTGGTGGTATACTATGCTGCTACCAGGCGCACTGACGATTTGCTGTGCCTTAGTGGTCGAAAAGGATAAAAAAATAAAATACCATAGTATTCTTGCTTTACCACTGGATCTTAAAAAGATTTGGCTAGGAAAAATAGTATCATTAAGCATATGGCTTCTTGTGATTACGATTATTTTCTTTGGGGGAATCACGGCTGGGGGCAGGCTATTCGGTCATAGTTTACCAATAGAGAGCAGTTTACTAAGTACTTTTGTTATTTTCTTGACGTTTTTGTGGCAAATACCTTTATGTCTTTTCCTAGCAGCTAAATTAGGCACCTATTTGACTATCTTACTCAATGTAGTAGCCAATATCTTAGGGATTGTTGCCTTTGCGGATGGGGAACTATGGTATTACTATCCATTTGCAATTGGTGCACGTTTATTATGTTCAACACTTGGCATATTACCAAACGGTCTACCAGTACCACAAGGCAGTCCTTTATTGGATAAAGGCGTTATACTTCCGGGCTTACTGATAGCACTAGCTTGGTTTATGATGATTAGCTTTCTTACTGCGAAGTGGTTCCAAAAAAGGGAGGCGAACTAG
- a CDS encoding stage V sporulation protein S, producing the protein MDSLKVSSRSNPNSVAGALVAVIREKGQAEMQAVGAGALNQAVKAVAIARGFVAPSGTDLICAPAFADILIAGEERTALKLLVEKRIR; encoded by the coding sequence GTGGATTCATTAAAAGTATCATCACGCTCTAATCCAAATTCAGTTGCAGGTGCATTAGTCGCGGTAATCAGAGAAAAAGGGCAGGCAGAAATGCAAGCAGTTGGGGCAGGTGCACTTAACCAAGCCGTAAAAGCAGTGGCCATTGCACGCGGATTTGTAGCGCCAAGTGGCACAGATTTAATTTGCGCACCGGCGTTTGCCGATATTTTAATTGCTGGTGAAGAACGTACAGCCTTGAAGCTGCTCGTGGAAAAACGTATTCGATAA
- a CDS encoding lantibiotic protection ABC transporter ATP-binding protein, with amino-acid sequence MKDLILKIENLNKSFKGQKIVDNVSLEIQRNTVYGLLGPNGAGKSTTLKMMTGMLRPNAGNIIFNGHTWTRNDLQDIGVLIETPPLYDNLTATENLQVRTIALGLPQSRIEEVLKIVDLTKTGKKRAGQFSLGMKQRLGIAIALLNKPKLLILDEPTNGLDPIGIQELRQLIRSFPEQGITVILSSHILSEVEQVVDDIGIIADGKLGYQGPAPQGQELESLFMQVVATNRKVGY; translated from the coding sequence ATGAAAGATTTAATATTGAAGATAGAAAATCTTAATAAGTCGTTTAAAGGGCAAAAAATTGTGGATAATGTATCGTTAGAAATCCAACGTAATACAGTCTACGGTTTACTTGGACCAAACGGAGCGGGGAAATCCACAACATTAAAAATGATGACAGGTATGTTACGACCAAATGCCGGAAATATCATTTTTAATGGACATACATGGACACGAAATGATTTACAGGACATCGGCGTGTTAATTGAAACACCTCCCTTGTATGACAATTTAACAGCAACGGAAAATTTACAAGTTCGCACGATAGCGTTAGGTCTACCGCAAAGTCGTATTGAAGAAGTATTAAAAATTGTAGATTTAACGAAAACAGGGAAAAAACGGGCCGGACAGTTTTCCTTAGGTATGAAGCAACGATTAGGTATAGCGATTGCGCTGTTAAACAAGCCAAAGCTGTTAATTTTAGATGAACCTACAAATGGACTGGATCCGATTGGTATACAGGAGCTTCGTCAGCTTATTCGCTCATTTCCAGAGCAAGGTATCACCGTTATTTTATCTAGTCATATTTTGTCTGAGGTGGAACAGGTCGTGGATGACATTGGCATTATTGCTGATGGCAAGCTTGGCTATCAGGGACCGGCACCACAAGGTCAGGAATTAGAATCACTGTTTATGCAGGTTGTAGCTACCAATAGAAAGGTAGGTTACTAG
- a CDS encoding lantibiotic immunity ABC transporter MutG family permease subunit — MDMLRLLRVECLKTKRTPFLLTHILVPLAISGLFLAYYSYSPWDFQGKVTAYFQGLACGLPIIIGLVCAMASEQEANAGRFQGMLATTNIKIKAYMSKLILLLLFSFGAIFLSIAIFSFGFRELLHEVDLSYSFYSMAACILFGSHVIFYMLHLFVSLQFGKGASIGLGIVEALLVALLLTGLGDRIWPFFPYGWSGHFVSLWILTSMGTDLTLLKTSIQTGIMACLGGILLTFALSCLWFWRWEGRASEN; from the coding sequence ATGGACATGTTACGATTATTGAGAGTGGAATGCCTTAAAACAAAACGAACACCTTTTTTGCTGACACATATACTTGTCCCCCTTGCTATTTCTGGGCTATTTCTAGCCTACTACTCCTATTCGCCATGGGATTTTCAAGGAAAAGTAACTGCCTATTTTCAGGGGTTAGCTTGTGGGCTACCGATTATTATAGGATTAGTATGTGCTATGGCATCTGAGCAAGAAGCAAACGCTGGTCGTTTCCAAGGCATGCTAGCTACAACAAACATAAAAATAAAGGCATACATGAGCAAGCTCATCTTATTATTATTGTTTAGCTTTGGAGCCATCTTTCTATCTATAGCTATTTTTAGTTTTGGCTTTAGAGAATTATTACATGAAGTAGATTTGAGCTATTCATTTTATAGTATGGCTGCTTGTATTCTATTCGGCAGTCATGTGATTTTCTATATGTTACATTTATTTGTAAGCCTCCAATTTGGTAAAGGCGCTTCGATTGGTTTAGGTATTGTAGAAGCGCTGTTGGTCGCCCTATTGCTTACAGGCTTAGGGGATCGTATTTGGCCCTTTTTCCCTTATGGATGGAGCGGTCATTTTGTTTCATTATGGATTTTAACATCGATGGGAACCGATTTAACATTGCTCAAAACAAGTATTCAAACTGGCATAATGGCGTGCTTAGGGGGTATCCTATTGACTTTTGCGCTGTCTTGTTTATGGTTTTGGAGATGGGAAGGTAGAGCATCTGAAAATTAG
- a CDS encoding response regulator transcription factor — protein MANILVVDDEVDILMLIKNALYKDKHLVTIVSEPTEVGKMDLGSFDLILLDVMMPIMDGFTLCGQIRHAVDCPILFLTAKSLEEDVMYGLGLGADDYLIKPFGIGELRARVNAHIRRESREKRNILYSDKVHFNLSGKELFVQNERILLTKSEYEICEFLARHRGQVFSKEQIYESIFGFDGKSDSTAITEHVKNIRSKLHAFDIDVIDTVWGIGYKWR, from the coding sequence ATGGCAAATATATTAGTAGTGGATGATGAAGTAGATATTTTAATGTTGATAAAGAATGCACTTTATAAAGATAAACACTTAGTAACCATTGTGTCCGAACCGACAGAAGTAGGAAAGATGGATTTAGGTTCCTTTGATTTAATTTTGCTTGATGTGATGATGCCTATTATGGATGGCTTTACATTATGTGGGCAAATTCGGCATGCTGTAGATTGTCCGATTCTTTTTCTTACAGCTAAATCCTTAGAAGAAGATGTGATGTATGGTTTAGGCTTAGGTGCAGATGATTATTTGATTAAACCATTTGGCATTGGAGAGCTACGGGCAAGGGTGAATGCGCATATCCGACGGGAAAGCAGAGAGAAGCGGAACATCCTTTATAGTGATAAAGTTCATTTTAATCTTTCTGGTAAAGAACTGTTTGTTCAGAATGAGCGCATCCTGCTAACTAAAAGTGAGTATGAAATATGTGAATTTTTAGCACGGCATCGTGGGCAAGTTTTCTCAAAAGAACAGATATACGAATCAATTTTTGGATTTGATGGCAAAAGTGACAGTACAGCGATAACAGAACATGTCAAAAATATTCGGTCAAAGCTACATGCGTTTGACATAGATGTCATTGATACGGTTTGGGGGATCGGCTATAAATGGAGATGA